From Rutidosis leptorrhynchoides isolate AG116_Rl617_1_P2 chromosome 3, CSIRO_AGI_Rlap_v1, whole genome shotgun sequence, a single genomic window includes:
- the LOC139899236 gene encoding casein kinase 1-like protein 11: protein MDQVLGGKFKLGRKIGSGSFGELYLGVNLQTGEEVAIKLESVKTKHPQLHYESKIYTILQGGTGIPNLKWFGVEGEYNIMVIDLLGPSLEDLFNYCNRKFSLKTVLMLADQLINRVEYMHARGFLHRDIKPDNFLMGLGRKANQVYVIDFGLAKKYRDLQTHKHIPYRENKNLTGTARYASVNTHLGVEQSRRDDLESLGYVLMYFLRGSLPWQGLRAGNKKQKYDKISEKKMLTTIEVLCKSYPSEFISYFHYCRSLRFDDKPDYSYLKRLFRDLFIREGYQFDYVFDWTILKYPQIGANSRTRVQGENTSMNVVRSAEKPGRPSAGQDIRNRFSGAVEAFSRRTNLGGGRQRVSDDVPSSKDVQPDSERVRSSRNGDSSKRAVTPGGRPSSSAEATEGRLTRLVSTSGARSSSTQRVQPSFETKPSGFVRTAKGGHEDPLRNFEFLTIRK, encoded by the exons atggatcaAGTTCTTGGAGGAAAGTTTAAACTTGGGAGGAAAATTGGGAGTGGATCCTTTGGTGAACTTTATTTAG GTGTTAATTTGCAAACCGGAGAAGAAGTTGCTATTAAGCTG GAATCTGTCAAAACGAAGCATCCTCAACTTCACTATGAATCGAAAATATATACGATCCTGCAAGGAGGAA CTGGAATACCGAACCTGAAGTGGTTCGGAGTCGAGGGCGAGTATAACATCATGGTTATTGATCTTCTTGGACCAAGTCTTGAAGACCTTTTCAATTATTGCAATAGAAAATTTAGCTTGAAGACAGTTTTAATGCTTGCAGATCAACTA ATAAACAGAGTTGAATACATGCATGCGAGAGGTTTTCTTCACCGTGACATAAAACCTGATAACTTCTTAATGGGCTTGGGCCGAAAAGCTAATCAG GTGTACGTCATCGATTTTGGCCTTGCAAAAAAGTACAGAGATCTTCAAACTCATAAACACATACCATACAG GGAAAACAAGAACCTCACAGGCACCGCTCGTTATGCAAGTGTCAACACACACCTTGGTGTCG AACAAAGTAGACGGGATGATCTTGAATCTCTTGGTTACGTTCTTATGTATTTCCTTAGAGGAAG CCTTCCGTGGCAGGGACTACGAGCGGGAAACAAGAAACAGAAATATGACAAAATAAGCGAAAAAAAGATGTTGACTACAATTGAG gtACTATGTAAATCATACCCGTCAGAGTTTATATCATATTTCCATTACTGTCGATCGTTGAGATTTGACGACAAGCCGGATTATTCGTACTTAAAGAGGCTTTTTAGAGACCTATTTATTCGTGAAG GCTATCAATTCGACTACGTCTTCGATTGGACGATATTGAAGTACCCTCAAATAGGTGCCAACTCCAGAACACGA GTTCAAGGTGAGAATACAAGTATGAACGTTGTAAGATCAGCTGAAAAGCCAGGAAGACCGTCAG CTGGTCAGGATATCCGTAATAGATTCTCGGGTGCAGTCGAAGCGTTTTCTAGAAGAACAAATTTGGGTGGTGGTCGCCAAAGGGTGTCCGATGATGTACCTTCGTCAAAGGATGTG CAACCTGATTCTGAAAGAGTCCGGTCTTCTCGAAACGGGGACTCATCAAAACGTGCTGTCACCCCTGGTGGTAGACCAAGCTCCTCAGCGGAAGCAACGGAAGGCCGCTTGACTCGGCTTGTCTCGACGAGTGGGGCCCGCTCATCGTCTACGCAACGAGTTCAACCAAGTTTTGAAACCAAACCATCTGGATTTGTTCGTACAGCAAAGGGTGGTCATGAAGATCCTCTCCGCAACTTTGAGTTCCTCACAATCAGAAAGTGA